The following are from one region of the Nocardia terpenica genome:
- a CDS encoding NTP transferase domain-containing protein has protein sequence MITVDAIVLAGGRATRMGGVDKPGIVIGGQSMLDAALSAVASCTRTVVVGPHRPGLGPQLRQVQEVPAGSGPVAAIATGLRALDECDFPADLVVVLAADLPFLTVAAVDELIGHATESGADAVFAADESGRPQYLVGVWRRTALLTGLERLDSLVNQPMKALVPVGTMMVPLPGAADCDTPDDVRRARANSAPLALDEARSMLRRSISRLPARQVTLRSAPGAALAAPLTAVEALPRFDVSAMDGYAVAGDGPWRLRHDVGFAGGRRPVGLLAGEAVRIATGAHVPEGTGAVVRDEFVRVDADGLLHRLPDSPIRDDVRRRGEDWQPGDVIAPEGTPVSAALLSAATAAEVAAAAVRGPVRARIVMTGDEIRSEGPLHTGQTRDSLGPVLPDLLSRFGIHPLDRVHLRDTPNGFDEVLSAAVDCELLVIVGATGGGAADQLRDALDRTNARILVHRLRLRPGGSTVVAETGGGTVVLGLPGNPFAAVATLLALSPAIVDGLTGRIPARNTVGPLHNASEISGPVSRIVPARAVAEGGWIGDPNIRTAHLAGLLHRDGLVVVPAGATDGTRVEFLPLPG, from the coding sequence GTGATCACCGTCGACGCGATCGTGCTCGCCGGGGGCCGGGCCACGCGAATGGGCGGGGTGGACAAACCCGGAATCGTGATCGGCGGGCAATCCATGCTGGATGCCGCGCTGTCGGCGGTGGCCTCGTGCACCCGCACGGTGGTGGTCGGCCCGCATCGGCCAGGCCTGGGCCCGCAGCTGCGGCAGGTGCAGGAGGTACCCGCCGGGTCGGGTCCGGTCGCCGCGATCGCGACCGGGCTGCGCGCGCTGGACGAATGCGATTTCCCCGCCGATCTGGTGGTGGTGCTGGCCGCCGATCTGCCGTTCCTGACCGTCGCCGCGGTCGACGAATTGATCGGGCACGCAACCGAATCCGGCGCCGACGCGGTCTTCGCCGCCGACGAGTCCGGACGGCCGCAGTATCTGGTCGGCGTGTGGCGGCGCACCGCGCTGCTGACCGGGCTGGAACGGCTGGACTCGCTGGTGAATCAGCCGATGAAGGCCCTGGTCCCGGTGGGCACGATGATGGTGCCGCTGCCCGGCGCCGCCGATTGCGACACCCCCGACGATGTGCGCCGCGCCCGCGCCAACTCCGCCCCGCTCGCCCTCGACGAGGCACGAAGCATGCTGCGCCGCAGCATATCCCGGCTTCCCGCCCGGCAGGTGACGCTGCGCTCGGCGCCCGGCGCGGCCCTGGCGGCGCCGCTGACCGCCGTCGAGGCGCTGCCGCGCTTCGACGTGTCGGCCATGGACGGTTACGCCGTCGCCGGTGACGGCCCCTGGCGGCTGCGCCACGACGTGGGTTTCGCGGGCGGTCGGCGACCGGTCGGACTGCTGGCCGGGGAGGCGGTCCGCATCGCCACCGGCGCGCACGTGCCGGAGGGCACCGGCGCGGTGGTGCGCGACGAGTTCGTCCGGGTCGATGCGGACGGGCTGCTGCATCGCCTGCCGGACAGCCCGATTCGCGACGACGTCCGCCGCCGGGGCGAGGACTGGCAGCCCGGCGACGTCATCGCCCCCGAGGGCACCCCGGTTTCCGCCGCCCTGCTGTCGGCGGCGACGGCCGCGGAGGTCGCCGCCGCCGCCGTGCGCGGGCCGGTGCGGGCGCGAATCGTGATGACCGGCGACGAGATTCGCAGCGAGGGCCCGCTGCACACCGGCCAGACCCGCGACTCCCTGGGCCCGGTCCTGCCGGATCTGCTGTCCCGGTTCGGGATTCATCCGCTGGACCGGGTGCACCTGCGCGACACCCCCAACGGGTTCGACGAAGTCCTCTCCGCCGCGGTCGATTGCGAGTTGCTGGTGATCGTCGGCGCGACCGGCGGCGGCGCGGCCGATCAGCTGCGCGATGCCCTGGACCGCACGAACGCCCGGATCCTGGTGCACCGCCTGCGATTACGGCCCGGGGGTTCCACCGTGGTCGCCGAAACCGGCGGCGGAACGGTCGTTCTGGGGCTGCCGGGCAATCCGTTCGCGGCGGTCGCGACGCTGCTGGCGCTGTCGCCCGCCATCGTGGACGGGCTGACCGGGCGTATCCCGGCGCGAAACACCGTGGGCCCGCTGCACAATGCGAGCGAAATATCCGGTCCCGTATCACG
- a CDS encoding VOC family protein, producing MSTRLARVVFEVERPEVVGRFWAGVLGWVVAVEGAGMVEVAGVDPEGVEVGLAFVGRGVRKKRGKNRIHLDVGSRSAEHQRRQVDRALALGARRIDIGQGEVPWVVLADPEGNEFCVLEPRERYVDTGAVAAIVVDARDPAGLARFWVTAAGWPIVHDEDRLTGIRAATGQGPWLEFLHSTEEPPDRGRLHLDLISFPADDPAEEIARLCAAGAKTLPPTDTAAGTVLADPEAHRFRLLPSRSD from the coding sequence ATGTCCACTCGGTTGGCGCGTGTGGTGTTCGAGGTGGAGCGGCCTGAGGTTGTAGGGCGGTTTTGGGCAGGGGTTTTGGGGTGGGTGGTGGCCGTCGAGGGGGCGGGGATGGTGGAGGTGGCGGGGGTCGATCCGGAGGGGGTGGAGGTGGGGTTGGCGTTCGTCGGGCGAGGGGTGCGGAAGAAGCGGGGGAAGAATCGGATTCATCTGGATGTGGGGAGTCGGTCGGCGGAACATCAACGGCGGCAGGTGGATCGGGCGCTGGCGTTGGGGGCGCGGCGGATCGACATCGGGCAGGGCGAGGTGCCGTGGGTGGTGCTGGCCGATCCGGAGGGCAACGAGTTCTGCGTGCTGGAGCCGCGGGAGCGGTATGTGGACACCGGTGCGGTGGCCGCGATCGTCGTCGACGCGCGCGATCCGGCGGGGCTGGCGCGGTTCTGGGTGACGGCCGCGGGCTGGCCGATCGTGCACGACGAGGATCGGCTCACCGGGATCCGGGCGGCGACCGGGCAGGGGCCGTGGCTGGAATTCCTGCACAGCACCGAGGAGCCACCCGATCGCGGCCGCCTGCACCTGGATCTGATCTCGTTCCCGGCCGACGACCCGGCCGAGGAGATCGCCCGCCTGTGCGCCGCGGGCGCGAAGACGCTGCCGCCCACCGATACCGCCGCCGGAACGGTGCTGGCCGATCCGGAGGCCCACCGGTTCCGACTGCTGCCTTCGAGGAGCGATTGA
- a CDS encoding MGMT family protein: MATTDAEVERVRELVASIPPGRVSTYGDIAAAAGLSTPRTVGWIMRTDSADLPWHRVLRADGTPAPHLRHRQLQRLAEEGCPVLGDRVDLAAARFRF; encoded by the coding sequence ATGGCCACCACCGACGCCGAGGTCGAACGGGTCCGCGAACTGGTCGCCTCGATCCCACCCGGCCGGGTCTCCACCTACGGCGACATCGCCGCCGCCGCGGGCCTGTCCACCCCGCGCACGGTCGGCTGGATCATGCGCACCGACTCCGCGGACCTTCCCTGGCACCGCGTCCTGCGCGCGGACGGCACCCCCGCTCCGCATCTCCGCCACCGGCAGCTGCAACGCCTGGCCGAGGAGGGCTGCCCGGTGCTGGGTGACCGAGTGGACTTGGCGGCGGCACGCTTTCGGTTCTGA
- a CDS encoding alpha/beta fold hydrolase — protein MRDLHVHRFGPDSGPLVLALHGLTGHGRRWAALATEYLPDLRIVAPDLPGHGRSTSLPPWTFETVVEDVAPLLDGEPAVVVGHSFGGAIGIHLARRYPELVRALVLLDPAMGMDPAFMLEIAESVIAEPDYPDAAAARADKIGSGWAEVEPRLLDAELDEHLTPTPNGRVGWRMSTPAIASFWSELSRDVVVPPAGLPTVLVQAMKADIVTPALRAALTERLGPALTVHEFDCDHMVAQARPAETAAVVRAVL, from the coding sequence GTGCGCGATCTCCACGTTCATCGCTTCGGCCCCGACAGCGGACCCCTGGTGCTGGCCCTGCACGGGCTGACCGGGCACGGTCGCCGCTGGGCGGCGCTGGCCACCGAGTACCTCCCCGATCTGCGTATCGTCGCGCCCGACCTCCCCGGGCACGGGCGATCGACGTCGCTGCCGCCGTGGACCTTCGAGACCGTCGTCGAGGATGTGGCGCCGCTGCTGGACGGCGAGCCCGCGGTGGTGGTCGGGCATTCGTTCGGCGGCGCCATCGGTATCCATCTCGCCCGTCGGTATCCGGAGCTCGTGCGCGCGCTGGTGCTGCTGGACCCGGCCATGGGCATGGACCCGGCGTTCATGCTGGAGATCGCCGAGAGCGTGATCGCCGAGCCGGACTACCCGGACGCGGCGGCGGCGCGCGCGGACAAGATCGGGTCCGGCTGGGCCGAGGTCGAACCCCGGCTGCTGGACGCCGAACTCGACGAGCACCTGACACCGACGCCGAACGGCCGGGTGGGGTGGCGGATGAGCACGCCCGCGATCGCGTCCTTCTGGAGCGAACTGTCCCGCGATGTCGTCGTCCCGCCCGCCGGGCTGCCGACCGTCCTGGTGCAGGCCATGAAGGCGGATATCGTGACGCCCGCGCTGCGAGCGGCACTCACCGAACGGCTCGGCCCCGCGCTGACCGTGCACGAATTCGACTGCGATCACATGGTGGCGCAGGCCCGCCCCGCCGAGACGGCCGCCGTCGTCCGGGCGGTGCTGTAG
- a CDS encoding PD-(D/E)XK nuclease family protein — MMRSDSAVRLVRRSETAPRPREWGADVRTLFAGGAEGVPGQKHAGNTVGEHAGNEVGERGGNEVGEHAGNKVGEHVGSRVGEHAGNKVGEHVGSRVGEHAGNKVGEHVGSRVGEHAGNKVGEHAGSRVGEHAENKVGKHARNRVGWRPWQVLGGPGTGKTALLIDVAVDRIAAGADPESVLVLTHSKAAALRVRGAVTRQLSASIGGVPGATREPLVRTVHSYAFALLRTHAAAHGNPPPRLLTGTEQDVVLREMLRGEVEDIARGAEELWPQRLQPGLGTVGFAEQLRDLMLRATERGLGPEDLVELGRLHDRPEWEAAGRFAERYEQAMLLRWSVGVEAPEASAPALDAAELVGAALDALALDPRLLDGERDRIRYLLVDDAQHLDPLAAQLIRAIGGGAATVVIAGDPDQAVFTFRGADSRFAADPDAPHERRIILRDNHRCAPAVREAVARVAARLPGSFPHRSQVGAPDENDGAGVDFAVRVLTTPAKEAALIADRLRRAHLTDGVPWSRMAVVVRSVPLSLAPLRRALLAAGVPVLQPKPDVPLARRRGASWMLLTLRALLSGERGGAEIIGSTTFTADDALDLLSGPLGGADQISLRRLRRGIRRTLLERGRGSAETDPRDGGDTPTDADRHDETADRRARRSSALDDEFGVDTVDSARFADLDRSSAEVLRDLIAGVGDFTILDRLTEVEAAPLRRVLKAIGRARRARTRGAGLEDVLWALWTASRLEKRWVGQSERGGAVGMQADRDLDAAVGLFDAAAAYVDRLPRATVEGFVEYLEQQEIPQDSAPLTDSGDAVAIVSAHAAAGREWDVVAIAGVQEGIWPNLRPRGTLLGVEDLVDLMAGVADPGEQVSRAAPILAEERRLLLLACSRARRSLLVTAVESVSGDRDLVPSRFLAELDPTAEPGEPGRIPPPIDPGRALVMQALIAELRGVACDPEDVPVRRERAARQLARLARAGVRGAHPDDWYGTAAPSSQLPLWGDEEGPVALSPSTVELLKTCPLRWALERHGGSDGDNPHAVKGNLVHTLVQALAGQVTEAQVKAALVRAWKAIDPASGDTGPQSWHSRQELRRTESMLDTFLAWLRNTRDELTQMGVEVPVDCVLPARDPDEYPVRIRGRVDRVERDALGRFVIVDVKTGKTPISKQAAQDHAQLATYQVAAAAGALDDDSPAATPGGARLIYVAKPNTREGATQRLQPPLDPEALTEWRTTIHTAATSTRGPSYLAMRNDGCRHCPVSTSCPVQDTGRQVTDE; from the coding sequence GTGATGCGATCGGATAGCGCGGTGCGACTCGTGCGCCGCAGCGAGACGGCCCCCCGCCCGCGGGAGTGGGGCGCCGACGTCCGAACGCTGTTCGCCGGAGGTGCCGAAGGCGTTCCCGGCCAAAAGCATGCCGGGAACACGGTGGGGGAGCATGCCGGGAATGAGGTAGGGGAGCGTGGCGGGAATGAGGTGGGGGAGCACGCCGGAAACAAGGTGGGGGAGCACGTCGGGAGCAGGGTGGGGGAGCATGCCGGGAACAAGGTGGGGGAGCACGTCGGGAGCAGGGTGGGGGAGCATGCCGGGAACAAGGTGGGGGAGCACGTCGGGAGCAGGGTGGGGGAGCATGCCGGGAACAAGGTGGGGGAGCACGCCGGGAGCAGGGTGGGGGAGCATGCCGAGAACAAGGTGGGGAAGCACGCCAGGAATAGGGTGGGGTGGCGGCCCTGGCAGGTGCTGGGTGGGCCCGGGACGGGTAAGACCGCGCTGCTGATCGATGTTGCCGTCGATCGCATTGCTGCCGGTGCCGATCCGGAATCGGTGCTGGTGCTCACTCATTCGAAGGCGGCTGCGCTGCGGGTGCGTGGTGCCGTTACCCGGCAGCTGTCCGCTTCGATCGGCGGCGTGCCCGGCGCCACCCGGGAGCCGCTGGTGCGCACCGTGCACTCCTACGCCTTCGCGCTGCTGCGCACCCATGCCGCCGCGCACGGTAATCCGCCGCCGCGCCTGTTGACCGGCACCGAGCAGGACGTGGTGCTGCGCGAGATGCTGCGCGGCGAAGTCGAGGATATCGCCCGCGGCGCCGAGGAATTGTGGCCGCAGCGGCTGCAACCGGGGCTGGGGACGGTCGGATTCGCCGAGCAATTGCGCGACCTCATGTTGCGCGCCACCGAACGCGGCCTGGGGCCCGAGGATCTGGTGGAATTGGGCCGCCTGCACGACCGCCCGGAATGGGAGGCGGCGGGGCGCTTCGCCGAACGCTACGAGCAGGCGATGCTGCTGCGCTGGTCGGTCGGCGTCGAGGCGCCGGAGGCGAGCGCCCCGGCCCTGGACGCGGCGGAACTGGTGGGCGCGGCGCTGGACGCGCTGGCGCTGGATCCGCGATTGCTGGACGGCGAGCGCGACCGCATCCGCTATCTGCTCGTCGACGACGCCCAGCACCTGGATCCGCTGGCGGCGCAACTGATTCGGGCGATCGGCGGCGGCGCGGCGACGGTGGTGATCGCGGGGGATCCGGATCAGGCGGTATTCACCTTCCGCGGCGCGGACTCCCGCTTCGCCGCCGACCCCGACGCGCCGCACGAACGACGAATCATCCTGCGCGACAACCACCGTTGCGCCCCCGCCGTGCGCGAGGCCGTGGCGCGGGTCGCCGCCCGGCTGCCGGGTAGTTTCCCGCATCGCTCGCAGGTCGGTGCGCCGGACGAAAACGACGGCGCGGGTGTGGATTTCGCGGTCCGGGTGCTGACCACCCCGGCCAAGGAGGCCGCCCTCATCGCCGACCGGCTGCGCCGCGCCCACCTCACCGACGGGGTGCCGTGGTCGCGGATGGCGGTCGTCGTGCGCTCGGTTCCGCTGTCGCTGGCGCCGCTGCGCCGCGCCCTGCTGGCCGCGGGAGTCCCGGTGCTGCAACCGAAACCGGACGTCCCGCTGGCCCGCCGCCGCGGCGCGTCCTGGATGCTGCTGACCCTGCGCGCCCTGCTGTCCGGCGAGCGCGGCGGCGCGGAGATCATCGGCTCGACCACCTTCACCGCCGACGACGCCCTGGACCTGCTCTCCGGGCCGCTCGGCGGCGCGGACCAGATCAGCCTGCGCCGCCTGCGCCGCGGCATCCGCCGCACCCTGCTGGAACGCGGCCGCGGCTCCGCCGAGACCGACCCGCGAGACGGCGGGGATACTCCGACCGACGCGGATCGGCACGATGAAACAGCGGACCGTCGGGCGCGGCGGTCGAGCGCGCTCGACGACGAATTCGGCGTCGACACGGTCGATTCCGCGCGTTTCGCCGATCTGGACCGCTCATCGGCGGAGGTGCTGCGGGATCTGATCGCCGGGGTCGGGGACTTCACGATTCTGGATCGGCTCACCGAGGTGGAGGCCGCGCCGCTGCGGCGGGTACTGAAGGCGATCGGCCGGGCGCGGCGGGCGCGCACGCGCGGGGCCGGGCTCGAGGACGTGCTGTGGGCGCTGTGGACCGCGTCGCGCCTGGAGAAGCGGTGGGTCGGGCAGTCCGAGCGCGGCGGCGCGGTCGGGATGCAGGCCGACCGCGATCTCGATGCCGCGGTGGGACTGTTCGACGCGGCCGCGGCCTACGTCGACCGGCTGCCGCGCGCCACGGTCGAGGGCTTCGTGGAATACCTGGAGCAGCAGGAGATTCCGCAGGATTCCGCCCCGCTCACCGATTCCGGGGATGCCGTGGCGATCGTCAGCGCGCACGCGGCGGCGGGCCGGGAGTGGGACGTGGTCGCCATCGCCGGTGTGCAGGAAGGGATCTGGCCGAATCTGCGCCCGCGCGGCACCCTGCTGGGCGTCGAGGATCTGGTGGATCTCATGGCGGGCGTGGCCGATCCGGGCGAACAGGTGAGCCGCGCCGCGCCCATCCTCGCCGAGGAACGCCGCCTGCTGCTGCTCGCGTGCAGCCGTGCCCGGCGCAGCCTGCTGGTGACCGCCGTCGAATCCGTCAGCGGCGACCGGGATCTGGTGCCGTCCCGCTTCCTCGCCGAACTCGACCCGACGGCCGAACCCGGTGAGCCGGGCCGCATTCCACCCCCGATCGACCCGGGGCGGGCGCTGGTCATGCAGGCGCTCATCGCCGAATTACGCGGTGTCGCATGCGATCCCGAGGACGTCCCGGTGCGCCGAGAGCGCGCGGCCCGGCAGCTGGCCCGGCTGGCCCGCGCGGGCGTGCGCGGCGCGCATCCCGACGACTGGTACGGCACCGCCGCGCCGAGTTCGCAACTGCCGCTGTGGGGCGACGAGGAGGGCCCGGTCGCGCTGTCCCCGTCCACGGTGGAGCTGCTGAAGACCTGCCCGCTGCGCTGGGCGCTGGAGCGCCACGGCGGCAGCGACGGCGACAACCCGCATGCGGTGAAGGGCAATCTGGTGCACACCCTGGTGCAGGCGCTGGCGGGCCAGGTGACCGAGGCCCAGGTGAAGGCGGCGCTGGTGCGGGCGTGGAAGGCGATCGATCCGGCCTCCGGCGACACCGGCCCGCAGAGCTGGCATTCGCGGCAGGAACTGCGCCGCACCGAATCCATGCTCGACACCTTCCTGGCCTGGCTGCGCAACACCCGCGACGAGCTCACCCAGATGGGCGTGGAGGTCCCCGTCGACTGCGTCCTGCCCGCCCGCGACCCCGACGAATACCCGGTCCGCATCCGGGGTCGGGTCGACCGGGTCGAGCGAGACGCCCTGGGCCGCTTCGTGATCGTCGACGTGAAGACCGGCAAGACCCCGATCTCCAAACAGGCCGCCCAGGACCACGCCCAACTGGCGACCTACCAGGTCGCCGCCGCAGCGGGCGCCCTCGACGACGACTCCCCAGCCGCCACCCCCGGCGGCGCCCGCCTCATCTACGTGGCCAAACCCAACACCCGCGAAGGAGCCACCCAACGCCTCCAACCTCCTTTGGACCCCGAAGCCCTCACCGAATGGCGCACCACCATCCACACCGCCGCCACCTCCACCCGCGGCCCCAGCTACCTGGCCATGCGCAACGACGGCTGCCGCCACTGCCCGGTCTCCACCAGCTGCCCCGTCCAAGACACCGGCCGCCAGGTAACCGACGAATGA
- a CDS encoding ATP-dependent helicase, protein MRISPGELAEALGMPPPTEEQAAVIAAPPGPTLVVAGAGAGKTETMAARVVWMVANGLVAPDAVLGLTFTRKAAQQLTTRIRTRLARLAGAALLRELDPSGRLRARLTAAEPEISTYHSYAGRLLSEHGLLLPVEPNATLLTETQLWQLAHRVVTGWDGDLDTDRTPVSVTEAVLALSGQLAEHLVEPEQLAEAHTELEKLILTLPKGPRQRGGPSRELLGLLAVQHERVALLPLVQRLAEELRRRGALDFGAQMSLAARLAAEHPEVGAAERDRFRLVLLDEYQDTGHAQRILLAALFGDLDSARGTAPPGAAEQHPDSGRWPDPDRSRLAVTAVGDPMQSIYGWRGASAANLPRFATDFPSAPGVPAPILPLLTSWRNPPEALDLANLVAEPLRHTESGVSVDALRPRPDATAGTVALALLETVAAEREWVAERIAAEWEAHADAGAPPPTSAVLVRRNADAAPLAEALRERGLPVEIVGLGGLLATAEVADVVATLRLIADPAAGSAAMRILTGARWRLGISDLAALARRARDLSITPPPDESAAITDTAGLAAALRAVAPEPAERAGLADAIADPGAAEQYSPAGYQRIVTLSRELSALRERAGQSLPELVADVERTIGVGVETQARRASAGGGAGREHLDAFAEVVAGYASDHRASLPGLLAFLAAAEEVENGLEPGEVEVARDRVQVLTVHAAKGLEWEVVAVPHVVRGVFPSGTAAGTWLGALAELPTALRGDRQREDAPDGVPVLDLADLYDRSDLEQAIKAHKDALNRRRLDEERRLFYVALTRTERALFVSAHHWAETGAAPKGPSDFLLDLKHATEHPDSALPTAIRIDDWADPPSTDDVNPFTDNPASAEWPRDPLGKRRDAVQQGAALVRDALRESPDGATTFAPEPDGAEPAGQLALFGESEVDEPDSPPEDIPEPEDDDPEGWAEDVDALLAEHFAATDGIREVELPEQLPATALVELRADPAKLAARLRRPLPYPPSPFARRGTAFHAWVQRWFGATRLLDLDELPGAADSGADDAELVRMQEAFLSSPWADRNPVEVEVAFETSLAGTLIRGRMDAVFTEPDGRWLVLDWKTGAEPTRAEEESVAMQLAVYRLAWARLMSARTGAPESDMLARTSAAFHYIRTGRTISPPTLPGLEELETLLRTAGNPWTSQPDD, encoded by the coding sequence ATGAGGATCTCGCCGGGGGAGTTGGCCGAGGCGCTCGGGATGCCGCCGCCTACGGAGGAGCAGGCTGCCGTGATTGCCGCGCCGCCGGGGCCCACGTTGGTCGTGGCGGGGGCGGGGGCGGGGAAGACCGAGACGATGGCGGCTCGGGTGGTGTGGATGGTGGCCAATGGGCTGGTTGCTCCCGATGCGGTGCTGGGGCTGACATTCACTCGAAAAGCCGCGCAGCAGTTGACCACCCGCATTCGGACCCGGCTGGCGCGGCTGGCGGGGGCGGCACTGCTGCGGGAGCTGGATCCGAGCGGTCGGTTGCGGGCGCGGTTGACCGCCGCCGAGCCGGAGATCAGTACCTATCACTCGTACGCGGGTCGGCTGCTGTCCGAGCACGGCCTGTTGCTGCCGGTGGAACCGAACGCGACGCTGCTCACCGAGACCCAGCTGTGGCAGCTCGCGCATCGGGTGGTCACCGGGTGGGACGGCGACCTGGATACCGACCGGACACCGGTGTCGGTGACCGAGGCGGTGCTGGCCCTGTCCGGCCAACTCGCCGAACACCTGGTGGAACCCGAGCAACTGGCCGAGGCGCACACCGAGCTGGAGAAGCTGATCCTCACCCTGCCCAAGGGCCCCCGCCAGCGCGGTGGCCCCAGCCGGGAACTGCTCGGCCTGCTGGCCGTGCAGCACGAGCGGGTGGCCCTGCTCCCGCTGGTCCAGCGCCTGGCCGAGGAACTGCGCCGCCGCGGCGCCCTCGACTTCGGCGCCCAGATGTCGCTGGCCGCCCGCCTCGCCGCCGAACACCCCGAGGTCGGCGCCGCCGAACGCGACCGCTTCCGCCTGGTCCTGCTCGACGAATACCAGGACACCGGCCACGCCCAGCGCATCCTGCTGGCCGCCCTCTTCGGCGACCTGGACAGCGCCCGAGGTACCGCGCCGCCGGGAGCAGCAGAGCAGCACCCGGACTCCGGTCGCTGGCCCGACCCCGACCGGTCTCGCTTGGCGGTCACCGCGGTCGGTGACCCGATGCAGTCCATCTACGGCTGGCGCGGCGCATCGGCCGCGAACCTGCCCCGATTCGCCACCGACTTCCCCAGTGCCCCAGGCGTTCCCGCGCCGATCCTGCCGCTGCTGACCAGCTGGCGCAATCCGCCGGAGGCACTCGATCTGGCCAATCTGGTGGCGGAACCCTTGCGGCACACCGAGAGTGGGGTGTCGGTGGACGCGTTGCGCCCGCGCCCCGATGCCACGGCGGGCACGGTGGCCCTGGCGCTGCTGGAAACCGTTGCCGCGGAACGCGAATGGGTGGCCGAGCGGATCGCCGCCGAATGGGAGGCGCACGCCGACGCGGGTGCGCCACCGCCCACCTCGGCGGTTCTGGTGCGCCGCAATGCCGATGCGGCCCCGCTCGCGGAGGCGTTGCGCGAGCGCGGATTACCGGTGGAGATCGTCGGGCTGGGCGGGCTGCTGGCGACGGCGGAGGTGGCCGATGTGGTCGCCACGCTGCGGCTGATCGCCGACCCGGCGGCCGGGAGCGCGGCCATGCGGATCCTCACCGGCGCGCGCTGGCGCCTCGGCATCAGCGACCTCGCCGCGCTGGCGCGCCGGGCCCGGGACCTGTCCATCACCCCGCCGCCCGACGAGTCCGCCGCCATTACCGACACCGCGGGTCTCGCGGCCGCGCTGCGGGCGGTCGCGCCCGAACCGGCCGAGCGCGCCGGGCTCGCGGACGCCATCGCCGATCCCGGTGCGGCCGAACAGTATTCGCCAGCCGGATACCAGCGCATCGTGACCCTGAGCCGTGAGCTGTCGGCGCTGCGCGAGCGCGCGGGCCAGTCGCTGCCAGAGCTGGTCGCCGACGTGGAACGGACCATCGGCGTCGGCGTGGAGACCCAGGCCCGGCGCGCGTCGGCCGGGGGCGGCGCGGGCCGCGAACATCTCGACGCCTTCGCCGAGGTGGTCGCCGGGTACGCGAGCGATCACCGCGCCTCGCTGCCCGGCCTGCTGGCCTTCCTTGCCGCGGCCGAGGAGGTCGAGAACGGTTTGGAGCCGGGCGAGGTCGAGGTCGCCCGCGACCGCGTGCAGGTGCTGACCGTGCATGCCGCCAAGGGCCTGGAATGGGAGGTGGTGGCGGTTCCGCACGTGGTGCGCGGGGTGTTCCCGTCCGGCACCGCCGCCGGTACCTGGCTCGGCGCCCTTGCCGAACTGCCGACCGCCCTGCGCGGCGACCGGCAGCGCGAGGACGCCCCCGACGGCGTCCCGGTCCTGGACCTGGCCGACCTCTACGACCGCTCCGACCTGGAGCAGGCGATCAAGGCGCACAAGGACGCCCTCAACCGCCGCCGCCTGGACGAGGAGCGCCGCCTGTTCTACGTCGCGCTCACCAGAACCGAACGCGCCCTGTTCGTTTCGGCCCACCACTGGGCCGAGACCGGCGCCGCCCCGAAGGGCCCCTCCGATTTCCTGCTGGACCTGAAGCACGCCACCGAACATCCGGATTCGGCCCTCCCCACCGCCATTCGCATCGACGACTGGGCCGATCCGCCGTCCACCGACGACGTCAACCCCTTCACCGACAACCCCGCCAGCGCCGAATGGCCCCGCGACCCGCTCGGCAAGCGCCGCGACGCCGTCCAGCAGGGCGCCGCGCTGGTCCGCGACGCCCTGCGCGAAAGCCCCGACGGCGCAACCACATTCGCTCCCGAGCCGGACGGTGCCGAACCCGCCGGGCAGCTCGCCTTGTTCGGCGAATCCGAGGTCGACGAGCCGGACTCCCCTCCAGAGGACATTCCCGAGCCCGAGGACGACGATCCCGAGGGTTGGGCCGAGGATGTGGACGCCCTGCTCGCCGAGCACTTCGCCGCGACCGACGGCATCCGGGAAGTCGAACTGCCCGAACAACTTCCGGCCACCGCGCTGGTGGAGCTGCGCGCCGATCCGGCGAAACTCGCCGCGCGGCTGCGCCGTCCGCTGCCGTATCCGCCGAGTCCGTTCGCGCGCCGGGGCACCGCCTTCCACGCCTGGGTGCAGCGCTGGTTCGGCGCGACCCGCCTGCTGGATCTGGACGAGCTGCCCGGCGCCGCCGACAGCGGGGCCGACGATGCCGAACTGGTCCGGATGCAGGAGGCGTTCCTGTCCTCGCCGTGGGCCGACCGCAATCCCGTCGAGGTCGAGGTCGCCTTCGAAACCTCCCTGGCGGGCACCCTGATTCGGGGCCGCATGGACGCGGTGTTCACCGAACCCGACGGCCGCTGGCTGGTGCTGGACTGGAAGACCGGCGCGGAACCGACTCGCGCGGAAGAGGAATCGGTCGCCATGCAGCTGGCCGTCTACCGCCTGGCGTGGGCCCGCCTCATGTCCGCCCGCACCGGCGCCCCCGAATCCGACATGCTCGCCCGCACCTCCGCCGCCTTCCACTACATCCGCACCGGCCGCACCATCTCCCCCCCAACCCTCCCCGGCCTCGAGGAACTGGAAACCCTGCTCCGCACCGCAGGCAACCCCTGGACCTCCCAGCCCGACGACTGA